CGGCCTATCCGACGCGAGGCCGGCGCGGGGTCCCTATTCGGTCTTGCTCCAGGCGGGGCTTGCCATGCCGTCCCTGTTGCCAGGTCCGCGGTGGGCTCTTACCCCACCCTTTCACCCTTCCCGCCCCGAAGGGAGGAGGTTTGCTTTCTGTGGCGCTATCCCTGGGATCGCTCCCGGCGGGCGTTACCCGCCGCCTTGTCACCGTGGAGCCCGGACTTTCCTCGACACCACAAGGATGCCGCGGCCGCCCGACCATCTGGTCCGGGACGGTGTTTGACGGCAGCGAGAGCTCTGGTCAATTGAAGATCGATAAGAAACGGACTAAACTAAGTGAACTTAGTCCACCGAGGCCACCATGCGCACGGTCAATATCCACGAAGCCAAAACTCACCTCTCCCGCCTAGTGGAGCAAGCCGCCGATGGCGAAGGCTTCATCATCGCCAAGGCCGGCAAGCCGATGGTGAAGGTGATCGCCCTCGACATGACAGAAGCCCAACCAATCCGTCGTCTCGGGTTCATGGAAGGTGAGTTCACCGTCCCGGACGATTTCGACACTATGTTCGCCGACGAAATCCTGGAGATGTTCGAGGGCAAAGAGTGATCCTGCTTGCGGACACCCACATCCTGCTTTGGGCCGCCCTGGAGCCCAACCGTATCCCAATACAAGGCAGGCAACTGCTGGAAGCCGAAGACAACCAGCCCCTCTTCAGCGTGGCCAGCCTATGGGAGATCAGCATCAAGCACGCCCAAGGCCGCGCGGATTTCACTGTTGATCCCCGGCGGCTGTATCGTCAGTTGCTTAAGAACGGCTGGCAAGAACTCGCCATCTCCACCGAGCACGCGCTGGCGGTGCTCACCCTGCCTCCGCTTCATAAGGACCCCTTCGACCGCCTCTTGGTAGCGCAAGCAACTGTCGAGGGGGCTAAGTTGCTGACGGTGGATCGCCAATTGAGCGAGTACGGCGGACCGATCCTCAGTCTCTAATCGCCGCTCGCATCAGCTCCGCGACCGGATGATCACCCAGCGCGGCGACCACCCCGGCGCGCTCGGCCTCGGCCTTGTTCTGACCCAGCTTGAAGGTCCCCTCCAGCCGCTCGACGCTCAGCCGGCAGCCAATGATGCCGCGCATCATGGCCTCGAAGCGGCCCGGGCTCATCTTGTCGCGGGTCCAAGGCGCCTTGGGCAGGAGGCGCGCCTCTTCCTGGGCCGACAGGTCGTCGAGCAGGGCGACGAACTCCGCGTCGCTGAGCGGCGCGACCAGGCCCTCGGCCTCGGCCGAGACGTAGTTCCAGGTCGGGACCTGATCTTCGCTGCCGTACCAGTCGGGGCTGACATAGGCGTCCTGGCCGGTCGCCAGGGCCACGGCGCGGAAGCCCTGAACCACGAACGGCGCCAGGGCGTTGCCGCGCGACAGATGGAAGTCCAGCACGATCTCGCCGAAGTCCAGTTCGCGGATCACTACCGGGGCCTGGGCCACGAAGGGCCGGCCGCCTACAGCGCCCGCCAGGGTCACGAACGGATGGGCGGCGATGAAGGCCAGCAACGTCACGCGATCATGGACGTGGAACGGCTTGGCCGGATGCATCAGCTCGCCGCCCGCAGCAGGGCCACCAGGCGCGCGCGGGTCTCGCCGTCGGCGACGCCGTCGAAGCGGGTCTGCAACCAGTGGCGCTGGAAGGCGGCGACCACGGTCTCGGTCCACTCGTCGTACTGGCCCGACGGCGCGCAGTTGTAGCCCAGGCGGGTCAGGCCGGCCTGCAGGGCGAAGACGCCAGTCCCCTCCTCGCCCCGGCCCAGCGGCGCGCCGGGCGACGGCGGCGGCTCGACCCACAGGCCGTGGCCGGCGTCGGCCAGGCGCTTCCACGGGAACAGTTCGCCCGGATCGATCTTGCGGCCGGGCGCGATGTCGGAATGGCCGATGATCATGTCGTCGTCGATCATCCAGCGCGTGCGGATGTCGGCCAGCAGGTTGATGACGGCGGCGATCTGGGCGTCGGGAAAGGCGCGATAGCCGAACTCGTGGCCGGGATTGACGATCTCGATGCCGATCGAGGCCGAGTTGATGTCCTTGACGCCCTTCCAGAACGCGGCCCCGGCATGCCAGGCGCGACGCTCCTCGGGCACCAGGCGGAAGACCCGGCCGTCTTCCTCGACCAGATAATGGGCCGAGACCTTGGCCTCGGGGTCGCACAGCCGCGCCAGGGCCGCCTCGCCGGTCTCCATGCCGGTGTAGTGCAGGATGACGCAGTCGGGCACGGCCTTGCGCGCGTCGAAGTTCGGCGACGGAGCGTCGATCACGGGCGGCGTCATTGGAAGCGGTTCCTCGTCAGCATCAGCAGCGGCGTCACCTGGTTCTTGCGCAAGGCGATGATCAGCACCCCCACTAGCGCGAGCAGCGTGCCGATTCCCATCCGCACGTCGAAATGATCGTGCGTGATCAACACGCCCAGGCCAATGGTCATCAGCGGAGTCATCAGGGTGAGCGGCGCGATCAGGTTGGCGTCATGGCGCTGGATCAGGCCGTAATAGGACGTGTGGGCCACGACCGAAACCACCAGGGCCGAGAACACCACCGCCGCCACGAACGGCCAGCCGGCGTGGACCGCTAGGCCGAAGCCGCCCGGCTCGAACAGGCCGCTCAGCGCCGCCAGGGGCGCGACCGCCGTGAACCCGACCCAGGCCTGGAGCTGCAGCGGCCTGACCCCTTCGATCTGCTTCATCATCACCGCGCCCAGCGAGCCGGTGAAGGCCGACCCGACGATGAACCACAGGCCCGGCGACAGCTGCAGCCCGTGCGGGTTCCACATCACCACCACCGCGCCTGACAGGGTCAGCACGATGCCCAGGCCGCGCCGCCAGCGAACCTTCTCGCCCAGCAGCAGCACCGACAGGATCGTCGTGAATGGCACGGCCAGTTGGACGACCACCGCGGCGGTCGAGGGCGAAGCGGTCTTGAAGCCCATGAACAGCAGGGCGAAGTTGCCCAGCCCCAACAGCAGCCCCACCACGACGATCCGCCAAGCCGGGCGCGGCGCGGGCAGCAGCCACGGCAGGGTCACGGCCGCGACGATGGCGAACCGCACCGCCGCGTAGAACAGCGGCGGCACGCCCCAGTGAGCGACCACGATCTTGGAAACGATGTTGTTGCAGGCCCAGACCAGGCAGACCAGGACCAGCACGCCGAAGTCGCGCAGAGACATGGGAACGACCGATACGCGGGGCCGGTGAAGGTTTGCAATCAAAACCGAAGACCCGTTCACGACGCCGCGGTTGACGGATCGTCTAAACGGTCGTTTGCTGGTGATCAGCGTTCACATACATAAGCGTCCGGACCACCGGACCGGGTGAACCAGGGTGGAAGCACGATGGCCATCGAGCATTTCGACGTACTGATCGTGGGCGCGGGCCTGTCGGGCATCGGCGCGGCCTACCACCTCAAGCGCGACTGCCCGAAGAAGACCTACGCCATTCTCGAGGCCCGGGCGGCGATCGGCGGCACCTGGGACCTGTTCCGCTATCCGGGCATCCGATCCGACAGCGACATGTACACCCTGGGCTACGCCTTCAAGCCTTGGCGCGAGGCGAAAGCCATCGCCGACGGCCCCTCGATCCTCAACTACGTTCGCGAGACCGCCGCCGAGCACGGCATCGACCGGAACATCCGCTACGGCCACAAGGTCCGGCGCGCCAGCTGGTCGTCGGAGACCGCGACCTGGACCGTCGAGGCCGAGCACGACGGCAAGACCGTCAAGGTCACCTGCAATTTCCTGTCGATGTGCAGCGGCTACTACAATTACGAGGCCGGCTACACGCCCGACTTCCCGGGGATCGAGCGGTTCAAGGGCCGGATCGTCCACCCCCAGCTCTGGCCCGAGGACCTGGACTACGCCGGCAAGACGGTGGTGGTGATCGGCAGCGGCGCGACCGCCGTGACCCTGGCGCCGGAAATGGCCAAAACCGCCGGCCACGTCACCATGCTGCAGCGCTCGCCGACCTATGTTGTCTCGCGGCCGGCCGAGGACGGGGTCGCCAACTGGCTGCGCGCCAAGCTGCCGGGCAAGCTGGCCTACGACATCACCCGCGCCAAGAACGTGCTGTTCCAGATGCTGTTCTTCAACATCGCCCGCAAGAAGCCGGAGAAGACCAAGGAGCGGCTGCTGGGCCTGGTGCGCGACCACCTGGGGCCCGACTACGACATCGAGACCCACTTCACGCCGCGCTACAATCCCTGGGACCAGCGGCTGTGCCTGGTGCCGGACGCCGACCTGTTCGCCTCGATCAAGGCGGGCAAGACCTCGGTGGTCACCGACCATATCGAGACCTTCACCGAGACCGGCCTGAAGCTGACCTCGGGCCAAAGCCTGGACGCCGACATCATCGTCACCGCCACGGGGCTGCGCATGCAGCTGCTGGGCGAGATGGAGGTGCTGGTCGACGGGCGGAAGATCGCGCCGCACGAGACCACCAGCTACAAGGGCATGATGTTCAGCGACGTGCCGAACCTGTCCTCGACCTTCGGCTACACCAACGCCAGCTGGACCCTGAAGGCCGACCTGACGGCCGAATACATGTGCCGCCTGCTCAACTACATGGACCGCACGGGCACGCGGATCTGCACGCCGCGCCTGCCCGAAGGCGAGATGGAGATCGAGCCGTGGCTGGATTTCTCGTCCGGCTACGTCCAGCGCGCCCTGAAGATCCTGCCGCGGCAAGGCGCCAAGACGCCGTGGAAGGTGCACCAGAACTACGCCAAGGACCTGGTGGCCCTGCGCTACGGCAAGGTCGACGACGGGGTGATGGAGTTTTCGAAGGTCAAGGCGGTGACCAAGGCGAAAGTCGCGGCTTAGCGACCTAGTCCTCGTCGAACCCCTCGTCCTCATCATCAACCGGCGCGGCCTTCACCGCCGCCCCGCCCTTGCGTTTCACGAAGCGCAGCGCCGTGTGCGTCTTCGAGAACGCGCAGACCTTCGTGTCGACCAGCCCCCGCTCCCGCGCCGCGCCCAGGATCTCGGCGTCCTTCAGCGGCGCGCCCTTGCCCTTCTGGGCGACGATCCAGATCGCGCCCTTGGCCGCCAGCCCGCCGGCCAGGTCTTCGAGCTGGTCGAAATCGGCCAGGTCCTCGACGCCCAGGAATAGCAGGTCGATGTCCTCATAAGCCTCGACCGGCTCCACGCGGTTCGACAGCTCGTCCAGGAACTCTGGATCGTCGATCCCCTCGACCACCACCGTCTGGCCCGCCTTGACGCCCAGCTTGTCCAGCCGGCCCGGCGGGTTCTGGATGGCGTGCAGCCACTTGGCCGCCTCGCCGGGTTCGAGGGTGAAGCGGGTGCCGTCGGTCAGCACCAGGTCGGCGCCCTCGACCTTCAGGTCGCGCAGGGCATGGCCCTGATAGATGCCGCGCACCGCCCCGCGGAAGATCAGCTTGGGTGGCTCCCACAACAGCTTGCCGTCGCTCTCGCCGTCCGACAGCTGCCCCCAGACGCCCTTGGCCTCCTTGCCCATGACCTAAGCGCCCTTGAACGTCGGCTGACGCTTCTCGAGGATGGCGTCGACGCCTTCCATGTGATCCTCGGTGTGGTGGGCAATGGCCTGGGCCGCCGCGCTCATCTCCATCAGCGTGTCGTAGCTGGAGGTCTGGCCGTGCTTGAGCAGGCTCTTGGCCATGCGCAGGGCGTGGGGCGGCTGCTGGGCGATGCGGTTGGCCAAGGCCAGGGCCTCGTCCATCAGGGCGTCGGCCGGCACGGCCTTGCTGATCAGACCCCAGGCCTCGGCCTTGGCCGCGTCGATGACGTCGCCGGTGAACAGCAGCTCGGCGGCGCGGCTCATGCCGATGGTGCGCGGCATCAGCCACGCCCCGCCGTCGCCGGGGATCAGGCCCAGCTTCAGGAAGGTGACGCCGAACTTGGCGGTGTCGGCGGCGATGCGGATATCGGTCATGCAGGCCACGTCGCAGCCCAAGCCGATGGCCGCGCCGTTAACCGCCGCGATGGACGGGACCTCCAGGCCGTAGATGGCCCGCACCACGCGGTGGATGTTCTTGCGGTAACCGTCGCGCACCTTGACGCCGTTGCCGCCGAACGCCCCTTCGCGGGCCTTCATCGCCTTGACGTCGCCGCCGGCCGAGAAGGCCCGGCCCGCGCCGGTCAGGATCACGCAGCGGATGTCCTGGTCGTCGTTGATCGCCTCGCAGGCGGCCGCCACCTGGTCGCCGTCGCCCGGCGCGCCCAGGGCGTTCAGGGCGTTGGGCCGGTTGAGGGTGAGGATGGCGACGTGGCCGCGCTTCTCGGTCAGGATCAGGGGGGCGTCTTGCGACATGCGGCGGGCTCCTGCTGTTTTGATCTGCATAGCGCAAATCGGCCAGGGAGAGGCAAGAGACCGACGCTCGACGGACCGCGTTCTATAAACTAAGGTAAAACCCTGACTTCGTCCCAGATAGACAAGACCCTGCGCTTCCTATTGTGATCACACACAACACCTGGAAGAACTTGTGCGATGATAACAAGACGCAACAGCGGCCCTGCGACATTTTAGACAAGCTGAACCGTAAAAAGCGTTAGCGCAGAAGAGAATCATAGGCTTCTACTAACCCCAGGGACGATTTTGAAAAGCGGTGGCGTGCAGTGCTCATGTCCCACAGACATGCTTTGATCATCGAGGATGAGATCCTCATCGCTATGGAAGTCGAGGCCCTGCTCGGTGAGCAAGGATTCGATAGTTTCGACATAGCGGAAAGCCCTCAGGAAGCGCTCGACTGCGCCCTGAAGCGGCCGCCCGATCTGATCACCGCGGACTATCGCATCATCGGCGGCACGGGCGTGGAAGCGGTCACCGCGATCCTGGCCCGGCTGGGACCGATCCCGGTGGTCTATGTGACCGGCAACGCCGACCAGCTGGGCGCCCGCACGCGCGCCGTGGTTGACAAGCCGATCTCGCCCCATCGCCTGGCCGAGGCCTGCGCCATCGTCCAGGCCGGCGCCTAGGCTTTCGGTTACGACACCCGCTATGCTGGCGGCCCTGCAAGGGAGCCGTCCATGATCGTCGACAGCCTGGAAGCGCTCGAAGCCCTGTACACGCCGGCTCCGGTCCCGGCCTCGACCGTCAAGGTCACCGACCGGATCACGCCGCACTATCGCGCCCTGATCGAGGCCTCGCCGTTCCTGGTCCTGGCCACCGTCGGCCCCGAGGGCCTGGACTGCAGCCCGCGCGGCGACCAGCCCGGCTTCGTCCGCATCCAGGACGAGCGCATGCTGATCCTGCCCGACCGGCGCGGCAACAACCGCATCGACAGCCTGCGCAACGTGGTCCGCGATCCGCGCGTGGCGCTGATGTTCCTGATTCCGGGCTCGGGCACGACTTTCCGGGTCAACGGCCGGGCGGTGGTCAGCGCCGATCCCGACCTGCTGGAGAGCTTCGCGGTCGACGGCAAGGCGCCGCGCACCTGCCTGGTGGTCACCGTGGTGGAGGCCTATTTCCAGTGCGCCCGCGCCATCGTCCGCTCGGGCCTGTGGAACGCCGAAAGCCAGGTCGATCCCCGATCCTTGCCCACGCCCGGCGCCATGCTGGCGGCGATGAGCCAGAACACGGTCGGCGGCGAGAGCTACGACAAGGCCTGGCCGGAACGGGCGGCGGCCTCGCTCTGGTGAGCAACTAGGCCTTCCCGGTCGCCACGTAGCGGTCGATCACCTCGCCCAGCACGGTCAGCGGCACGCCGCCGGTCGAGACCACCGCGTCGTTGAAGTCGCGCAAGTCGAACTTTCCGCCCATCCTGGCCTTGGCCGTCTCGCGCAGGCGGACGATCTCGGTGTGACCCACCTTGTAGCCGCAGGCCTGGCCGGGATTGGCGCAATAACGGTCGACCTCGCTGGTCATGGCCGGCCGCGCCCGGCCGGTGGTGGTCACCAGATAGTCGATGGCCTGTTCACGGGTCCAGCGCTTGTGGTGCAGGCCGGTGTCGACCACCAGCCGCGCGGCGCGGAACTGCTGGGCCTGCAGATAGCCCAGTTGGCCCAGGGGATCGCCGTCGTAGAAACCACCCTCGTCGGCCAGTTGTTCGGCATACAGCGCCCAGCCTTCGACGAAGGCGTTGAAGCCCATCAGCGAGCTGATCAGCGGGATCTGGCTGGACCGCTCGGCCAGGTACGCGCCCTGCCAGGCGTGGCCGGGAATGGCCTCGTGCGTGGTCAGGGTCGGCAGGGTGAACTTCGGCCAGTTCCCGATGTCCTGCAGGTTGATGTAGTAGATCGCCGGCCGCGAGCCATCCAGGGCCGCGAAGTTCATGTAGCCCTGCGGCGCGCCGGCCTGGATCTCCTTGGGCACGGCCTTGACCCGCACGTCGGCCTTCAGCCCCAGGCGCGACAGCTTGGGCATCAGCAACCGGATGGCGGCGATGCGATCGTTCAGATAGGCCAGAAGCTCGGCCCGGCCGGCGTCGGTGTCGGGATAGAGGTAGCGCGGATCCTTGGTCAGGGCCGTGACGCGCTCGCCGACGCTGCCCTGGGTCAGGCCCTGGGCCTTGAGGATCGGGTCCATGCGGGCGGCGATGGCCTTGCCCTGCTCCAGGCCCATGGCGTGGATGGCGTCGGCCGACAGGGTGGTGGTGGTGCCCACGCGCAGGGCCCAGGCGTAGTATTCGTCGCCCTTGGGCAGCTTCCAGACGCCGGCGTCGGCGGCGGCCTTGGCGCGCGCCGCCTTCAGGGCGGCCAGTTGCCGATCGAGCGCCGGGAACACCGCGCTGGCGACGATCTTGGTCTCGGACGCCGAGGGATCGGCCAGCCCCTTGGCCTTGGCCCGCTCGGCCAGCGAAGCGACCAGCTGGGTTTTCTCGGCGGGCTGGCCGCGCAGTTCGGTCAACTGGGCGATGGCGGTGTCGAGGATGAAGGCCGGCGGGATCACTCCGGCCGCCGCGTCCTCGCCGATCCGCGCGGTTTCCTGGTCCAGCACCCGGGCGAAGGCGTCGGTGCGGGCCAGATAGGCCTCGACGTCGGCGTCGGTTTCGATGGCGTGCTGCGAGTTGAGGAATTCGGGAACCTGCGAAACCGCGCCGCTCTGCTGGGTCACCACATAAGGGTTGCCGCCGTCGACGCCGTACGAGAAGGCCCCGCCCTCGACCGTCAGGGTCTGGGCGGCCAGCACCGTGTCGTGGATCGTCAGGTCGTGGGGATTCAGGCTCTTGGGATCGATGGCCGACAGGCGCTTCACGCGATCGGCGCTGGCGGCGACCTGGGCCCGGCGGTCGGCGGTCGAAGCGCCCGACAACTTCGACTTCAGCCCGGCCCGCGCGCCCTTGTCCAGGCCCAGATAGGTGGCGGTCTCTGGCGAGTCGGTCAGCATCTTGTCGACGAAGACGTCCAGCAGGGCGGCCAGCTTCGGGTCGGCGACGGGCCCGGTCGCGGCGGGCGCGGCGAAGGCGGCCGCGAAGGGCGCCAGCCCGGCGGCGGCCGTGCTGGTCGCCAGGAGGTGACGGCGGGTGATGGTCATGGCGGAATTCCCCAGTCGCGGCGGTCCTCCCCGCGGCGAGAATTTCAGCAAATCACCTCAACCCGGCGCTGGGAATAGCCGAAACGAAAACGGCCCCGCCGTGAGGCGGGGCCGCTCGAAACACATTCAGCCAAGTTTGGCAGTCGAGGTCGGTGAAAACCTCAGTCGTCGCGGTGAACCCGCTCCCGACGTTCGTGACGTTCCTGGGCTTCCAGGCTGAGCGTCGCAGTGGGCCGCGCGTCCAGTCGAGCCAAACCGATCGGTTCGCCGGTTTCCTCGCAGTACCCGTAGGAACCGTCCTCGACCCGACGCAACGCCTGGTCGATCTTCGAGATGAGTTTTCTCTGACGATCCCGGGTGCGAAGCTCCAGCGCCCGATCAGTTTCCGACGACGCACGATCGGCGAGGTCGGCATGGTTTTCAGTTTCAGCTTGCAGGTGGGAGACCGTTTCGCGAGATTCGCGAAGGATCTCTTCTTTCCAAGCCAGGAGCTTTTGCTTGAAGTACTCAAGCTGACGCTCGTTCATGAAAGGCTCGTCGTCCGACGGACGATACGAGTCTGGTACCTTAAGAACAGTGGCCGTTTGCATTAACGCCTCACGCCCCGATGAACTCCGCCCTGGTCAGGCCGGGTGCTTATACCAAAACGATAGCCCGGTTCAATGAACGTCGCATGAGCCGCGCGTTCACCGCGGTGCACGGATATCGCGATTCTGGGGATACCCAGTGAACCGTGTTCTTTAACATCCAGTTTCATTCGCGATTTCAACCCAGTCGAGCCTGCTCGAGCTTGGCCGCCTCAACGGCGGCTCGGGTCTCGATTTCGTTCAGAATGGCTTCCAGCTTCGGATCGTCGGTCGACTCGCGATGCTGGCGCACGGCGTTCTTGAGCTGGGACAGCGTGCCGGTCGACACTTCGCCGTCCAGGGTGGCCAGCTTCAGGGCGTCCAGCAGATCCAGCAGGCCGCCGGCTCGCTTCACAGCCCGCCGCTTGCGCTCCATCGGATCCATGTCGGCCTGCAGGGCCAGCAGGGCGTCGAGCGATCCCACTCCGGCCACGCCGCCCGCCTGGGCGACTCCCGAAGCGGCGCTGGCGCCGCCCACCGAAGGCAGGGAAAACCCTGATCCGCCACCCGTCGGTTTGGCCCGCGATGCGCCAACCGCGCCCGCGCCTCCCGTGCTGGAAACCTTCATGACGAAACGCTGCTCCGACGACGAAACAAGGGAGTCATCCCATCCCCGTTAACCACATTTTGCTGGGGTGCGCTTGCGGTATGGTTAATGCCGGGCAGAATCTGCCGAACCAGAATGTCGCAGGCAGAAATTCGCCGCGTTTCGACTGATTTCATTGAACTTTTTCACTCACTTGAACTGGCCCGGTTCTGGCATGGGACGGCGTGGGGATGCCACCCCGCCGTAGGAAAGCCATGTCTCGTTCATTCTTTGCTTCCGTTCTGGGCCTCGCTCTCGCCGCCGTGACGCTCATCGCGTCCCCGGCCGACGCTAAGTCGCGCATCAAGGACATTGTCGCCTTCGAAGGCGTTCGCGACAACCAGCTGGTCGGCTACGGCATCGTGGTGGGCCTGAACGGTTCGGGCGACAGCCTGCGTAACGCCCCGATGACCAAGCAGAGCCTGGAAGCCATGCTCGAGCGCCAGGGCGTCAACGTCCGCGACGGCAACCTCAACACCAAGAACACCGCCGCCGTCATGGTCACGGCCAACCTGCCGCCGTTCTCGGCGGCCGGCGCGCGCATGGACGTCACGGTCTCGACCCTGGGCGACGCCAAGAGCCTGCTGGGCGGCACCCTGCTGGTCACCTCGCTGCAAGGCGCCGACGGCCAGACCTACGCGGTGGCGCAGGGCTCGGTGCAGACCGGTTCGGTCTCGGCCGGCGGCGCCTCGGGCAGCTCGGTCACCAAGGGCGTGCCGACCGCCGGCCGGATCGCCGCCGGCGGCATCATCGAAAAGGAAACCGGCTTCCAGATGGTGAGCATGGACGTGCTGCGCATGACCCTGCGCAACCCGGACTTCACCACCTCGCGCCGCATCGCCGACGCCATCAACCAACGCTTCCCCAACTGCGCCCAGGCCCAGAACCCGACGATCGTCGCCGTCCGCCCTCCTCCCGGCATGGACATGATCAGCTTCGTCACCAACATCGAGAACCTGGAAGTCGAGCCCGACGCTCCGGCCAAGGTGATCATCGACGAAGTGGCCGGCGTGATCGTCATGGGCGACGACGTCCGCATCAGCCAGGTGGCGATCGCCCAGGGCAACCTGACCATCTCGGTCCAGGAAAGCCCGGCCGTCAGCCAGCCGGCCCCGTTCAGCCAGGGCCAGACCAAGGTCGTCCCGCAGTCGACCGTCAGCGTCGACGAGGAGAAGGGCCGCAAGCTGCTGACCCTGGGCGGCGGCGCTTCGCTCAAGAGCCTGGTCGGCGGCCTCAACGCCCTGGGCGTCACGCCGCGCGACATGATCTCGATCCTGCAGGCCATCAAGGCCTCGGGCGCCCTGCAAGCCGACATCGAGGTGATGTGATGAGCGCGCTTTCCTCCGCCGCCGTTTCGCCCATTGACACGGTCGGTCAGACCGCCGCCTCGACCGCCGAACTTCTGCGCCGCGGCAAGATCAAGGAAACGGCCCAGAAGTTCGAGGCCTCGTTCCTGTCGGTGATGATGCAGTCGATGACCGCCGGCATGACGACGCCGGAAATCGGCGGCGGCGGGGCCGGCGAGGACATGTTCAAGTCCCTTCTGTCCGAGGAGATGGCCAAGCAGGTCTCCAAGGCCGGCGGCATCGGCGTGGCCGCCGCCGTGCAGAAGGAAATGCTGAAGATGCAAGGTCTGAAGGAGTAGCCCCATGGCCCTCAACGCCACCGACTGCGACGATCGCGTCGAACAGTTGATCATCCTGACCGAGCGCCTGACCGATCTCATCGCCCGGCAATCGGCCGCCTTCGAGGCCCGCCGCCCGCATGAGGCGGCGCAGTACGTCGACGAGGTGGCCAAGCTGGCCAACCTCTATCGCCACGAGTCGACCCGCGTGCGCGGCAATGTC
The window above is part of the Caulobacter soli genome. Proteins encoded here:
- a CDS encoding DUF885 domain-containing protein, whose translation is MTITRRHLLATSTAAAGLAPFAAAFAAPAATGPVADPKLAALLDVFVDKMLTDSPETATYLGLDKGARAGLKSKLSGASTADRRAQVAASADRVKRLSAIDPKSLNPHDLTIHDTVLAAQTLTVEGGAFSYGVDGGNPYVVTQQSGAVSQVPEFLNSQHAIETDADVEAYLARTDAFARVLDQETARIGEDAAAGVIPPAFILDTAIAQLTELRGQPAEKTQLVASLAERAKAKGLADPSASETKIVASAVFPALDRQLAALKAARAKAAADAGVWKLPKGDEYYAWALRVGTTTTLSADAIHAMGLEQGKAIAARMDPILKAQGLTQGSVGERVTALTKDPRYLYPDTDAGRAELLAYLNDRIAAIRLLMPKLSRLGLKADVRVKAVPKEIQAGAPQGYMNFAALDGSRPAIYYINLQDIGNWPKFTLPTLTTHEAIPGHAWQGAYLAERSSQIPLISSLMGFNAFVEGWALYAEQLADEGGFYDGDPLGQLGYLQAQQFRAARLVVDTGLHHKRWTREQAIDYLVTTTGRARPAMTSEVDRYCANPGQACGYKVGHTEIVRLRETAKARMGGKFDLRDFNDAVVSTGGVPLTVLGEVIDRYVATGKA
- the dksA gene encoding RNA polymerase-binding protein DksA, which gives rise to MQTATVLKVPDSYRPSDDEPFMNERQLEYFKQKLLAWKEEILRESRETVSHLQAETENHADLADRASSETDRALELRTRDRQRKLISKIDQALRRVEDGSYGYCEETGEPIGLARLDARPTATLSLEAQERHERRERVHRDD
- a CDS encoding flagellar assembly protein FliX, with translation MKVSSTGGAGAVGASRAKPTGGGSGFSLPSVGGASAASGVAQAGGVAGVGSLDALLALQADMDPMERKRRAVKRAGGLLDLLDALKLATLDGEVSTGTLSQLKNAVRQHRESTDDPKLEAILNEIETRAAVEAAKLEQARLG
- a CDS encoding flagellar basal body P-ring protein FlgI, yielding MSRSFFASVLGLALAAVTLIASPADAKSRIKDIVAFEGVRDNQLVGYGIVVGLNGSGDSLRNAPMTKQSLEAMLERQGVNVRDGNLNTKNTAAVMVTANLPPFSAAGARMDVTVSTLGDAKSLLGGTLLVTSLQGADGQTYAVAQGSVQTGSVSAGGASGSSVTKGVPTAGRIAAGGIIEKETGFQMVSMDVLRMTLRNPDFTTSRRIADAINQRFPNCAQAQNPTIVAVRPPPGMDMISFVTNIENLEVEPDAPAKVIIDEVAGVIVMGDDVRISQVAIAQGNLTISVQESPAVSQPAPFSQGQTKVVPQSTVSVDEEKGRKLLTLGGGASLKSLVGGLNALGVTPRDMISILQAIKASGALQADIEVM
- a CDS encoding rod-binding protein encodes the protein MSALSSAAVSPIDTVGQTAASTAELLRRGKIKETAQKFEASFLSVMMQSMTAGMTTPEIGGGGAGEDMFKSLLSEEMAKQVSKAGGIGVAAAVQKEMLKMQGLKE